Within Citrus sinensis cultivar Valencia sweet orange chromosome 1, DVS_A1.0, whole genome shotgun sequence, the genomic segment CATCACAAAGATATAATTGCTATAGAGTTGGTCCATAAAGTACATATGTGCTTGCTTTTAAAGAGAGTCAAAAtactaaagaaattaaaggttGATAGAGTGCCGACAAAAACAAGTTAATAACACCAGATTTAGGATGCGTTTGAAATTAAGGTGCTGtatattttaagttacagttgctgtggaaaaaaaaaactttaactatgaaataaaagttagtaatatattgtaaatgtaaattttaaataataattttgataaaattattaaagatataatagatttttcattatacaagtgaaaaatcatatcagcATATATTTCAAGCTACAACAACtagtatttaccaaatattttagtgctatactttaaaagttacagctaTCTAAACTTAATCCAATCGCACCCTCAATTTTCTCtgtctttttaatatttttcaattaacatATTAAATCCAGCCGCCTAATCATACATTGTTTGTATTAACATtctatcatatttttttttcttcacgTGGTCTAAAGTATCATGGCTTTTCAAAGAGTTGTTCAATTGCAAACAGGTGGGGTGTGACATGCAATAATAGATCCAAGGGATTCTGAGTAAGTGAATGAATCAACAACTTGCTCTTAttggattttcttcaagtgaAGTTGGGATTGTACATTCACTATATCCTCACAGAGGCGAAACCAAAGATAATTGTTCaatgaattaattacttaacAGGGAGAAGATGTTTTCAAAACAAATACCGAAATatattaatcattttaaaGGGTTTCAATCACTTTAACAGTGAGAGAGGTTTCCAAAATCAAATACGTTAATCATTACAAGCGCAGCATCAGAACATACGAAAAGACAAACAAATTTTGGCGGCCCGCTAGCAAATCGCTAAGGGAATCACGAGGTTGCCCAAACACCACTAGAGTACTAACACAATccaaaaggccaaaaaaacaCACACGTCTTTTATTTTGCAACCATTGAAGAGCCCACATATGATAAAAGATGTTTTGTCGCTCTACTCCGACAATATTTCGTTGCGTATCCGTGACAGTATCTAAAATTTTGGACcgtagagaaattttcttcgccaaaaaaaaaataataataataacaaatttaaaagaaaattacttttatgtCCTCCAAGAAACTAACGTCATCCATGAAGAATAACtattaaatttgtgtttcGCTAAGCGAATTGGGGCTCGGTGCAGAGAAACGGTAGAAGAATCCCACATCGATAGATTTATGTGTTTGTACATTTTTTATTAGGAGAGTGAGGAAGCGAGCGAAGCATGCTGGGGGGTGTGGGGTTTGGAAATTGCACGTGCCTTTattaaaccctaaacccttcCCTTAGCGGGCAATTTGTGGGGTCTTTGTCCGGTGTTTCCCCCGTGCGGTTTAAAAAAGAAACGTCGACGCCCGGCGCGTGTGATTTCCAAAGTCGACGACATTTGCCCCCGAGAGGTTGTTGAGGGGGTGAGCTGCCGGCACCTGATAGGTGTCTCGCGGTTACTGGTTATCCTCGCCTCTCGAGCacccttatttttaatttaatttaatccatatcttaaagtgatttttttaacCACATAAGAGATATGACgacaaaattttatcaactgATCCCATTAAGAACATCTTAGCAGACTGCTTGAATGCTTGGTGTTACTTCAAGTAATAAgacaaaattttatcaactaaTACCATTAAgaacatatttattttgacaacattatcattattattattattattattatttgtgtttatggatttgaatatttgattgaatttgcCAACAATCTACCCTGAATTGACTAAATTTCCAAATTGATACCAAAACATGCCCGTACAAGCTTCTAGTTCCAAAAATATAACCTTGAAATAAAATCCAACATGGTTGACACATTTGTGCGTGATTAATAAATGTATGTATGCAGGTACAAAAAAATAAGCTTGGAAAAAAATCCAACATGGTTGACACatttgtgtgtgtatatgtatgtatgtatgtatgtatatatcaATCCTTTCAAAGGTTAGTTGTTGTACAACCAAGCAGATATTACACCCGGCAAAAGAAAACGCCCAAGCGAAAACAGACCCAGAACTGCCCCCGATAACTCTTCTTGAAGTGAAAATAATGTCTTCTAAAAGCTGATAATTCATTCCATCACCAATAGTCAGGAGTACGCATAGAACCGAAAAACTTTGTTCCGGTAGGCAAATCAGAAGGGAAAACTTACTAATtaacttcagtttcccatccTATCTGTTTCCAAAGAGTGATTTAAGCGGGTCTTGAAAGGTCCCAAGCTCGGCTAGAGATTCAATCTTAATCCTGGAATATCAATAGGACCAAAATCGATTAAGAGAGAACagcacattaattttttttttttttaactaatgcAGACATTCATACTGAAGTCTAAAGGTAGTCATTTAAGCAAGCTAACCTTCTTTTTTGATGATCGGTGCTCCAAAAATTTCCACGTTGGTTGCACAGTATTCGATGGAATAGTCCCCGACTGTAAGATAGCCTTGATCCATTTAACCCGGTTTACAAGTTCCTCATAGTCTAAGATTGCTGCTTCTATTGTATCAGAAAATGACGAATTTAAAGGAATGCTTCTATCGTATCTTATCTTCTTTGAGGATCCACTATTCTCACAACTTTTGTTTCCGGCATCAGTATCAGGCATTTCAGTTGCTGCATCTCTAATTTGTGAACTTGAAACACTATCTGAATAACTTGATTTCCCAATGCCTGAATCCACCGCATCAAAGCCCATTTTTGTTTCCAGTGCATGCATTTCCTTAGAAGCTGCAGGGCTCAAAGGTCGCTTTGCATGTCGCTCTGATTTGTCCAGAGATGGTAGTGAACTAGTCGACATAcgagaagaaaatgaagcatTACATTCAGGTGATGGTCCAGCTGTTGGCTGAGCATTCTCTGTCATTTCTACTGGAGGGACCATCAAGTTTTGAGAGTCCTCTGCAGAAACAGAAGTtccaatcaaatttaaaaattcaaaccataataaaaattaaattagatccTTCTTGTAAGCCAGAAGATAGGTTAATATTAGAACTTCTCGTTGAAAGCTGGTACTACCCTATCAGTATATACTAACAGGGTTCTGATCAGCTGAGCACAGTCACGCTCTATAAGGTGTGCAACTGCCCGCACCTGATCATTATTCCCACTTACAATTATACCTCTTCAATGGTTATCAAACAACTTCAAGGGGCATCAAGCCAAATTTTCTAGCAGGGATGAGAGTTTCCTCAATGCCCAAAAATGAAAGTATGCTTGTGACTGACTCTATTTATATAAGCAGATGAAATCTGATAATCATAGACAGACCCAGTCCAGGTAGGTTTCTCCACCCGCCAGCAGAATTCAAGCTGTTATGTTAactaaattattgttatgcAATCATATGTCATACACTCAAAGTTGTTGGTTAGTCTCAAATCCttatcaatttataacaaCTTCCTAAATCctaataatttgttattgcAGATCCCACATTCTATGAAACCAGAGTGAATCAAACAATGTCCTCCATAAAGAGAGAATGGATCGCTGCACACCAACATCAGTACACAGTGTATAGCAAATTTGCATACAGGAAGTTTCTATTGAAACAACAATAGCGATCAGGAAAAGCAATTTCTGCATTTAATCCCAGGCTTTATAGTCCTCATATAGGAACTTAGATATTGGAGTTCAGAAATTGTAAGTCGCATAGACatgaatgcaagaaaaaaaaattacatacatTCTTAGGTCTAGTTGTCTACATCTTTTGGCCAACACTAATATCAGACAGTAGCAGCACAAGAGCAACAGAAATTGGTGGacgaaaaatgaaaagaagagaaatggAAATGCACCCAGACTACCATGCTCTGCTCTTAAACAACGAGCAGAGACATGGTGCATCTGGCAGCACTCCTACCTTGATTCACAGGATTCAGTGGCTTGATTATCCGAGCACAATAACTGCTTTCTTTCTCCTTCAAAAGATAGCCATTGCCAACAAGTAAGGAAAACAAATACATGGTATCAACATTTGAATACAAGGTCAAATACATGGTATCAACATTTGAGTACAAGGTATCTAGGCCACATAGAAAAAGGATCATTATCTACATTTGAATACAAGGTATCTGCATATGGCAGAAGGATATCATCTACATTTGAATACAAGGTGCCTAAGGCCATAGGCCATTGGGCCTTTTACTTCTCCTTTCATAAAATTGtttatcaatataaattgCCTTTCAAGTAACAAGATGCCAGCGTCATGCATTTAACAAGTCATAACAGGTTTAAGGTTATAAGCAGCAATATATTTTGAaggaataaaatgaaaaagaatacAGACAAGCATAAAAAAGTAGACATAGGAGAAAGAGACAATACAGAAGTGGGCACGGTCCAGCCATTGTCTAGAGACCATTCCAAGGTTGGGCGTAGGTCCTTGAGGAAAACTTCATAAGACAACCCCTCACCAACCGGAGGTGGTAGGAGCTCAATCTGTAGAATAGaatatataattgtaaaaaagCTTTTTCAGGAGAAACCAAAAGGTggactaaaaatattttttcattaaaaaatagttcCTCCAATTAAGCAATTAACCCATTCGTAATCTTGAAATTCAAGCCTTAAAGTTACAAAGGCTTGTAGAAAGACATGATGAGGGTTTagaatttatcaattaataaaactgTTTCTGTTagaacaagaaaaaggaaaaacgatgagaaaaaaattaaattaaaaaaaccttTGCACACAACATTACTgagatttattttcaattacagTTCCCTCCTGAAAAAGTGCATACATAATGCAAAAGTCATAAAAATGTTCTTGTTCACTGCCTTATGATTTTTACCAATACAATTTACATGAAAATAGTGTTAAACCTCAATTAAAAGATGTCTAGTATGCAGTGGTCAAAAGACTGCCTGATAATTCTACAATTACATTACTATTTTAAATGATCTGCTGCAACAAAATATAAGGATCATATCCCTCAAAATATTTCCATTGTGTACTACAAAGGTGACATTACTATGGTTCTCTTGACTTCTTTTGTAAAAGGACAAACACTTTTCCCACATGAAAACGTCAAAAGAGCGAGAaaggaaagggaaaaaaaaaaaaaagattttccgAAAGGTATTGAGATGagaatttgttttagaatatTCACATGCTTATGCATCTTTTTCCATGTATTCGGTGCAGAAGCACTTTTTTCGGCTCCAGATTCTTGAAACAATATGTATTACCTACTGCATATTTGCCACAATTATTCCAgaagttaaatattttaagactCGAAAGCTCTGTGCCAAAATGCAGGAACTAGGGATTAGTAACTGTGTAAACTGGAAAAGATTCAGAGTTCCAAGTGGGAGGAATTTGTCCCCCTCTCCCTTCATAACTCACCCCCTCCAGGTAAAGGTATGTTAGCCCAACTACTGAAACTCAGTTGAGCAACTAACAGAAATTGAAAAGTATAAGCTCCGGAAAGAATACTCTCTCACACAGAGTAATAAGCCATGCTGTGAAGCGCTAGGGTAAGaagagagaattttttttcatgataatatgaaaattcttCCTCCACTGCAGATGTTATATGCTATGTGAAAGTGGAATTCTGAtgcaataatttatattataatactaggagaaaattgtttgaaaagaaaaaatttataagaaaacaagACTCCATTATTGCATAACAAGAGCAGTATTGTAAACAGCATCCTGTCATAAAAAACATGCGTACAGCCTATCAAAGTAGgcatgaaataaaataacaaggAACAAGCCATATTAAGAAGTCTCAATAAGTACATAACATAAATGAGGTGCAAAAATATTACCCGAGCCTTCCCATCCCCAAGTATTTCTGTTAGCCTTCCAGTCCAATAACAATTATCAGTCCACCAATCAACCAAATCCCCCACCTTCCATACATCATTGACAATAACAACCACTTCTGTAATGTTGTTGACGTCAGGCATTTGACTTTCACAAAATATAGGAGGAAAGGATGGGCGAACCATTATTTGTCTTTTCATCTCCTTCGATCTAGAACCACCAACAGGTTTCTGATATAACTTTGTCCATCGTATTTCTACAGAAGACCACACATCAAATAACAATGAAAAGCAGATAAAAATCAACTCACTAGCAGAACCATAATATATCATCCAATGGAAGTATCTCTGCCATGAAAGGTCTAGAAACAACGCTTAGATTTGCCAAACATATGAGAAAAGTTATAACTACAGTTCAGTCAAAAAAGCACAAGTGAAGGAACTATTCACTCCCAAGGCTAAATTTGTGACAAGCATAcacataaatgaaaatgcatggCAAAGGCATATGCACACAAACAAGAGATACTACTTACTTTCATCTGGAAAGTCTAGATATTCCAAGGTATGCATTACTTCTTTATGCCGCACGGAAATGTTCCTTATCTGATAAAAGCAAAGGAtaccaaacaacaaaaatatcatTCTCATTAAGACCTATAGTATTTACAATAAAGCATGAAGAGACACTAAAGAAACAACAGTAAAAGCAATTGtgtttaaaaaacaaaaaaaggactgaatgaatgaaagaaaatgtaatCTTTAGCAAGAAAATGGTCTTTCATTAACGAAATAGCAAGATAATGTTTAAAACCATGCATGGACAGACATTAATGGCACAGCAGCTCATTAAAGGACTCGTCCTGACATAAATTTTGTCTAGAGAAACGTCTGAGtcaattaccaaaaaatttaattacgaACAGACGTATGTTAAGCACATAGAAATAGAAGGCTAATTCTCCCCTAAATGACCAATGTCGGTAACTGTTTAATATTGAAAGTGGcagataataaacaaaattcataGTAATAACTTATCCCACTTAAGTTTTGATCTTTTTGTACTGTCTAGTCAAAATCAACAAGAAAGAGTTCATGTCATGATAAGAAAATAGGTGATTTCTTCTGTGCATCAGATGAAAGGGTTTGGGCATGCTTTTTAGTTAGGCCTTCCTTGGCTTAAAACATGATGGCTGATGGCACAATGTTTTAACTACACCTAAATACTTCTAACAAGTTGGAGGCATAAACTTTTATGGAGTGCCACAAACATCTGTATGAGACAATAACACTTTCATGTCCTTCAAAGTATATCAAACCAAACTATTTGTCAACATGCCACTGAAATCTTCCATTTCATCAGCAAAGTTGATCTACTACAGTAGAAGCAGCAAATCatagacaaaaaagaaaagaaaaaaaatatataattaggaTGATCACTATATGCTGCTACAAAATGAATGTAATGAGAAACCCCAAGGCAGTATAAAAATCATAGGATCCAACCAGAAGTTAGATTTTTGTTCcatattttgttataattaatcATCGATACTGTGAATGAAACTTAGTTTTAAAAACTAAGCATGGCCGTATTAAAAGTATAACACAGAATCAAAAgtatttaaagtaaatttaatcTACATAGCCATGACCCTAACATACCTTACATCGGAACCATGAACTCCGAAAACCTGGAACAAAAGATCTTGACTCTGTCAGTTGGCCAACTTTAAATGGAAGGCGAGACTTACCCATGATAATCCATGAAGCAGTAAATAGCTGTAACAAGGGCACCAACAAATTCAgctgaaatttcaaatttggatATCGGCAATAAACAATTGCATGTTCATGTTTTAACAGGTATTTGCCTTGCCTCTTTGTTTGTTATCTGGGATTTGGGTAATAATTCCAAACTAAAATTGGTGGCCTATATCAATCCAttgagttcttttttttttaaattcaatttattaaacagaaacagaatattttattaaaatgaacaGAAAAGTCATATAAAAGCAAACCAGATAACCAGAGGTCCACAAGGGAAATAAAAACAGCCTTATAAGCTTCCTGTGGGCTATACAAAACGAAAACAGCATATTCATACCCCAAACAGTATACTAGTCCCAAAACTTACAAAACCTAGAGGAGGTCCATTAAACAATATTAACTGAAGATCCATCCCCAATTGAGATTgatgaaaaagagaaaattgtcTTCAAAATCCTTAGAGACTGAGACTCAAAGAGAAGCACAAGAATGATTTTGTCCCATGTGATGTGGGACAAGTAGAGTTgcagtttaatttatttttcttgcttaATTACGATTTGCTTtacattttcttgttaaaatcaTATTCCTGCTCTTGTAAGGAATCATAAGTTTATTAGGTTTATGATCAATTactattagtataaataggCTTGTTATTCTAGTTTATTTCAccaattcatttaattctcaaCATCTATTATCGCTTTCACACTATGTCACCACAGCCAGTTTTCATCCTCTTCCTtgtcttattaaaaaatagactATTTCTTTCTTGCCACAACATCCCTAAAAAAGTAAGGACTGCACATttccattaaattcatttcGTTTCTTATATTCTTTAAACCACCAATCCTTAGAAGTCATTTGCTTGTCCCTTTCAAACACCATAATCAAGTCTTAGGAGCTGATTTCTGCTTGTTTCTTCTACTCCATTATCTTTCTTCTAAGACTGCAATTTCCCTACTAAAACACTCATTTTTGCTATATCATTCTCCTTAATTGCCACCTATACTTTGCTATTCAATAAACAACAGCTTTGAATGCTCAATCTTAAACTAATAGGTAAAGGCTGATTGAATGATTGTATATAAACTCTTAACACCCTTTTATGTGTaaggtttaatttatttaacaagATAGGCATGTTTATCCAAAGCAACCATATACATGGATCGAAACACACGCTAAACTTGTTATATATTGTCATGTGATTAATAGAATGAGGGACTCAAGCACAAAACCACAATGTCAACCTCCATCTAACATCTTCGTGTGAAATAGCAAAAGCATACCACAATATGGACATCAATAGCAAATGAAACAAATCATGTATTGCATAAAAGGGCCAATAATAGATCAAGATTCAACATAACCTTTATCTACATCCATAAGTAAAACAAACATCCATCAAACagtaaatttatgaaaaagatACAGGAATACAAAACTGAAGTTTTGAACACTCTATGGCGTAGAACAAAAGGCttaatagaaataaagaaCTATAGAAAGAAATGGGGATATTTTGAAAGCAAAAGAGAAGAAACCAGGAAACCCACTAAGGATCAATTTAGGATTGATCCTTGATCAAATAAATTGCTTTCGCAGTGTGGATAAAATAAGCTACTAATTAACAAGCAGCTTGGTGTTTGGAAAATTGTGTCATTGCAATTGCTGTGAGTTTGAAAGCAAAATACatgcatttaataaattatttagaaatgcatttttttctttttaaaagacaaaaaactACATAAAATCATGGTTAGCTTTCACATGAAATTATTCAAAGTTTACAGAAAATTTATGTAATCATATGCAAgtcttattgatttttataataaaaaataaaagtaaaatacaaaaaatatgaacTTACTGAACCAAAACTTTGATATTGGAGAGAATGTATATTAGTCCTGGTAGTAATTTGATTGTGGCAATAATATCATATCTAATGGTTTATATATTTGGGTTTATGGAAAAATAAGACATAATTGCctttctattaaaatattaagaaaataatagaaactttaaaaatgtttagtgacttatttaataagctaCTTTTAAGAAGTGACCTTCTACTTACTTTTAAAAGTTACtatcaaaatgaagaaaattacaaaataaataatttttacaaaattttccaaataatatttttgtcaaaaattacTCAATAAGCAACTTATGGAGtttcaacctcaatcccaaacaggGCTAAGAATTCATATAGAAAAAgagaatattcaaaattcaattcattcaTGCTATCAACATATTCCTTCCAATTAGCAATGGTGATTAATTCATGTCGCAACACAACAAAGATACCAACAAAtctttaaatcaaattcataaaaagaaTGTAGACACATGATGAAGTCATGATAGCATCTAGAATTCCCAATGAAAAGTGGGTTGGTAAAATTAGACTTATTTCAAGATAGAATAATAGAAGACTTCCCAAGTAATATCCCAATATTCTCATCTTAAGTATTGATGTAGCATTCATTATTGATTGATCAATTTCATAACTTGTGAAATTACTTATTATTCCATCCCATCATCTAATGGATGGATGGCACCCCACTTAGGATTGTAAAGGTTAGAAACACACTTAGAAAGTGTAGAATCGCTCTTTAAGATTAAAGtaataactaaaagaaaaaaataaaattcataataaccAAAACCAAATAAGATTAAACAACTTAAGATGAAAATAACTAGATTAAAGAATTTTAGCAATTCAACACAAAGGAGCATCTTACCCAacccaaaaatacaaaacaccaTTAGAAAAGGTTCTACAACCTCTCTTACATTACCTTTTTTACTCATTGCAAaagatcaaaattaaaatcaaatatatggTCAGGGTTCAAAGTTCAAACCCCATCTTAGGGATACTTTTCAAACTCAATCTTGGGGATACTTATCTAGAATATTTATATCCACAAGTTTCTTGAATACTAAGGTTGTGGAATCTGCAATAGTCCTAACTTAAAATGCAATGACTTGTGGGtttacatatacatacaaaCACCCACAAGTACTCAACTCTTAAAATAGATAATGCCTACTTTGCAAGAATAGACAAAATCACATCTTTTTGAATAAGAACTAAAGTTAAAAAGACTAAAACCAATCAGACAAGAAATCAAACTAGCCGTGAACACAATTTGAATCCAAAAATACTAACAACCAAATAGATCTTACTTAACTACTTGGCAACAACAACGAGTGGGTCCATCCAATTCAATTggtaaaaagtaaaatcattTGTGTGGAAACAAGATGTCTTAAGGTTCAAACACCGCTCACATTGGTGGGGTGGAGAGGGGACTGAATTGGGTTGCCGTTAggctataataataataataatacaataacagtaaatttattaacaaatcACTCCttagtaggggtgggcaaaccCAATATACTCCAATGAACCCAATTGAACCCAAcccaattaaatttagatgGATGATTGGGTCACTTTTTCCAACCTAATTAATGAGGGTTGGATTGGGTTCATGTTGATGCCCTAACCCCAACccaagaataataaaaattatagcaaAATTAATATCAACTATAAACGTAGctcttttcattcttttataaaaaaagactattttcaatttctcttaGTTTAACCTAACATTGATTGAATCCTCTACATTCAAAATTCAGCAATCAAACCcgaattttcattaaaaataagttaatagaTTATAAAACATTATGTCATATAGTTTCTTATACAatctttattttgttgctttgtttataaataaatgtgaGGTATAATGAACAATACTTAATATATGATGGagaattaacatttttttcctattttaatcaattttaagataagaatgttctttttttaatctttttctatttatgattttttaaattttttttttttttttttttgctaagaaacaaaagattaaataaaactataagaAATATGTACAAGGATTAGGAGGACtaaaaatccacaaaataagGACGAGAAGTcccaaaataaacaaaacactTAGAAACTGCAAAGATAAAATATCGCAAAACCCAAAAACACTAGCTTACTAAGAGCGCATCCCTATTAAGATATAAAAGCTTCAcaattaagcaaaataaaaagaagactGCACAGCCCCATAGAACCGTTgcttttttttgcccttttaaGCAAGAAAAACTTTCTAAGAGGAGGGAGTAGCATGATACAGGGGCTGACCAGCTTAGATTAAAGGTCTTATACAAGTTAGACCACAAAAAGTAAGCAGCATTGCAGTGTAGAAATAGATGATCAACATTCTCTGAAGCATTTTTACAAACGACACACCATTCTGGAAATAAAGCCATGTTAGGTCTCGTTCTTTGAACCATGTCATTTGTGTTGATTTTTCTATGAGCAACCATCATCTTCACCTTGGTAGGGACTTTAGCTTTCCAAATCCGGTAAGAAGGAGAAAATGAGGGGGCAACGGGGTTATCTATGAGGTTAAGAAAGTAAGATTTCATAGAGAAACATCATGATTTATCCAAATTCCAAACTCTCTTATCCTCTTTTAGATTATTAAGAAAAACTCCTTGTAGAATCCTGAGCATCTTAGCACATTGTTCAGATTCTCTATCATTCAAGTTTCTAATGAACTTAAAATCCCAACTCCACTGCATAATAGAGTACTCACACATACTAGCTATAGAGCATTCATGACCTCAAGAAAGTCTATATAATCGAGGGAAAAGATCACAGAGAGCAACTTCTTTAATCCAACAATCCtcccaaaaattaattttaatcaactCG encodes:
- the LOC102623109 gene encoding uncharacterized protein LOC102623109 isoform X2, whose amino-acid sequence is MHTLEYLDFPDEKIRWTKLYQKPVGGSRSKEMKRQIMVRPSFPPIFCESQMPDVNNITEVVVIVNDVWKVGDLVDWWTDNCYWTGRLTEILGDGKARIELLPPPVGEGLSYEVFLKDLRPTLEWSLDNGWTVPTSEKESSYCARIIKPLNPVNQEDSQNLMVPPVEMTENAQPTAGPSPECNASFSSRMSTSSLPSLDKSERHAKRPLSPAASKEMHALETKMGFDAVDSGIGKSSYSDSVSSSQIRDAATEMPDTDAGNKSCENSGSSKKIRYDRSIPLNSSFSDTIEAAILDYEELVNRVKWIKAILQSGTIPSNTVQPTWKFLEHRSSKKKD
- the LOC102623109 gene encoding uncharacterized protein LOC102623109 isoform X1, whose protein sequence is MGKSRLPFKVGQLTESRSFVPGFRSSWFRCKIRNISVRHKEVMHTLEYLDFPDEKIRWTKLYQKPVGGSRSKEMKRQIMVRPSFPPIFCESQMPDVNNITEVVVIVNDVWKVGDLVDWWTDNCYWTGRLTEILGDGKARIELLPPPVGEGLSYEVFLKDLRPTLEWSLDNGWTVPTSEKESSYCARIIKPLNPVNQEDSQNLMVPPVEMTENAQPTAGPSPECNASFSSRMSTSSLPSLDKSERHAKRPLSPAASKEMHALETKMGFDAVDSGIGKSSYSDSVSSSQIRDAATEMPDTDAGNKSCENSGSSKKIRYDRSIPLNSSFSDTIEAAILDYEELVNRVKWIKAILQSGTIPSNTVQPTWKFLEHRSSKKKD